Part of the Brassica napus cultivar Da-Ae unplaced genomic scaffold, Da-Ae ScsIHWf_1094;HRSCAF=1558, whole genome shotgun sequence genome, CAGTATTAGAGTCCTTTATTCTCTTATTATTATACGTGCGAGAAATTCCATCGTCATTGAGAATATCGAGACTCATTATTATGGCCGTCATTACATTATCGAGACTACTATTATTAGAGACCTTTATTCTCTTATTATTATGTGCATGAGAAATTTCGTTTGCATTGAGAATATCGAGACTCATTATTATACGGCTGGCACGCATGTATCGGATTATTTACATAATCGaggtattgttatttttaatgtaacTCAGTCAATACGTCTACGTTAACTCAGCCAAAATATAGACGCTAACACAGCCGTAATACGAATTCAACTTAAgtgtttgataaaataataaagaacctTTCGTATTTCTTGATTTGATTGAGTATTCGTCATAATTAAAGTGCATCACGTGTGTGGAAAAATACGGCTCAAACCTAATATCGAGGCATTtaatagtttattaatttaaattattcctctttatttgaattttaaaaaaaatgattttatattactaCCACTATTGTTTTAACTTTGTCTTTCACACCAATTTCTCTTTCATTCAAAGAAAatgtcttcttcatcatctgtgTCTGGTAACACTTACTTTCACCGCCGGCATGTGGAAAGAGGAACGCCGAAACAGTGTTGGTGTGGTGAACCCGCTGAATTATGTACATCTGCATCACGGGCTAATCCAGGAAGACTGTACTATTGCTGTCGCAAAGGATATATTaaggtttgatttttaattttattcattatACTGTCAATGTGATACTAAGAGCTGGGCATGTTGGTGAAATCAGAGACATTTATTCAAATGGGCGGACGAGTGCTTGGTGGAAGAGGTAGAAGATATGAAATCGGTGATGAGTGACATGACCAAAGGC contains:
- the LOC125595903 gene encoding uncharacterized protein At4g04775-like; amino-acid sequence: MSSSSSVSGNTYFHRRHVERGTPKQCWCGEPAELCTSASRANPGRLYYCCRKGYIKRHLFKWADECLVEEVEDMKSVMSDMTKGISDLRVDVGRLEKELGKAEKMKCLMFPVVVCGFGMAIFWHYFFA